A window of the Brachybacterium sacelli genome harbors these coding sequences:
- a CDS encoding heavy metal translocating P-type ATPase gives MNPETPLIAEAGIELEIGGMTCASCANRIERKLNKLDGITATVNYATEKAKVTAPEGYDPQLLVSEVEKTGYTAALPKPATGKDSANTPGDDPEGSDPELTSLRHRLIGAVVLTVPVIAMAMIPALQFPYWQWLSLALAAPVIVWGAWPFHKAAWTNLKHGAATMDTLISMGTSAALLWSLYALFFGTAGTPGMTHPFELTIAPSDGVANIYLEVGAGVTMFILAGRYFEKRSKRQAGAALRALLELGAKEVSVLRGGQEQKIAIDDLVEGDDFIVRPGEKIATDGTVVSGTSAVDASMLTGESVPVEVSEGDAVTGATVNAGGRLVVRATRIGSDTQLAQMAKLVEDAQTGKAEVQRLADRISGIFVPIVILVAALTLGAWLGAGFPVTAAFTAAVAVLVIACPCALGLATPTALLVGTGRGAQMGVLIKGPEVLESTRKVDTVVLDKTGTVTTGKMTLTDVVTDEGTNRAELLRLAGAVEDSSEHPIAQAIAKGATQEIGELPTLSDFTNIEGKGVRGIVEGRTVVVGRESLLAETQMTLSPVVAAAKTEAEGQGKTVVAIGWDGVARGILVVADTVKPTSAEAVAAMKELGLTPILLTGDNEAVARQIATEVGIDEVIAEVLPSEKVDVVSRLQRKGRSVAMVGDGVNDAPALAQADLGLAMGTGTDVAIEASDITLVRGDLRSAVDAIRLSRKTLGTIKTNLFWAFAYNTAAIPIAALGMLNPMLAGAAMAFSSVFVVGNSLRLRGFTSIAKN, from the coding sequence GTGAACCCCGAAACACCACTTATCGCGGAGGCAGGCATTGAGCTGGAAATCGGCGGGATGACGTGCGCGTCCTGCGCGAACCGTATCGAGCGAAAACTCAACAAGCTTGACGGCATCACCGCGACCGTCAACTACGCCACCGAGAAAGCCAAGGTGACGGCCCCAGAGGGCTACGATCCGCAGCTGCTCGTCAGTGAAGTCGAAAAGACTGGATACACCGCCGCGCTGCCCAAGCCAGCCACCGGCAAGGACTCAGCGAACACGCCTGGGGACGATCCGGAGGGCTCCGACCCGGAGCTGACCTCCCTGCGCCACCGGCTGATCGGTGCGGTCGTGCTGACCGTCCCGGTCATCGCGATGGCGATGATCCCCGCCCTACAGTTCCCCTACTGGCAGTGGCTCTCGCTCGCGCTCGCGGCCCCGGTGATCGTGTGGGGCGCCTGGCCTTTCCACAAGGCGGCCTGGACGAACCTCAAGCACGGCGCAGCCACGATGGACACGCTCATCTCGATGGGCACCTCCGCCGCCCTGCTGTGGTCCCTGTACGCCCTGTTCTTCGGCACGGCCGGCACCCCTGGCATGACCCACCCCTTCGAGCTGACGATCGCACCCTCCGACGGGGTGGCGAACATCTACCTCGAGGTCGGTGCGGGCGTCACAATGTTCATCCTGGCCGGCCGCTACTTCGAGAAGCGGTCCAAGCGCCAGGCCGGTGCCGCCCTGCGCGCCCTCCTCGAGCTCGGCGCGAAAGAAGTCTCCGTGCTGCGAGGAGGCCAGGAGCAGAAGATCGCCATCGACGATCTCGTGGAGGGTGACGATTTCATCGTCCGCCCTGGCGAGAAGATTGCCACCGACGGCACCGTCGTCTCCGGCACCTCCGCGGTCGACGCCTCCATGCTCACCGGCGAGTCGGTCCCCGTCGAGGTGAGTGAAGGGGATGCCGTCACCGGTGCCACGGTCAACGCCGGCGGACGCCTCGTGGTCCGCGCCACCCGTATCGGTTCCGACACGCAGCTGGCGCAGATGGCGAAGCTCGTCGAGGACGCCCAGACCGGGAAGGCCGAGGTCCAGCGCCTGGCCGACCGCATCTCCGGGATCTTCGTGCCGATCGTGATCCTGGTCGCCGCGCTGACCCTCGGCGCATGGCTCGGCGCCGGGTTCCCCGTCACCGCGGCCTTCACCGCGGCCGTCGCCGTGCTCGTCATCGCCTGCCCTTGCGCCCTGGGACTCGCGACCCCGACCGCACTACTGGTGGGCACGGGCCGCGGAGCCCAGATGGGTGTTCTGATCAAGGGCCCCGAGGTGCTCGAGTCCACCCGCAAGGTCGACACCGTGGTGCTGGACAAGACCGGCACCGTCACCACCGGCAAGATGACTCTCACCGATGTCGTCACCGATGAAGGCACCAATCGCGCCGAGCTGCTGCGACTGGCCGGCGCCGTCGAGGACTCCTCCGAGCACCCGATCGCCCAAGCAATCGCCAAGGGCGCCACCCAGGAGATCGGCGAACTCCCGACACTCTCGGATTTCACCAACATCGAGGGCAAGGGCGTGCGCGGCATCGTCGAAGGGCGCACCGTCGTCGTCGGCCGCGAGAGCCTCCTCGCCGAGACGCAGATGACCCTGAGCCCCGTGGTCGCCGCCGCCAAGACGGAGGCCGAGGGACAGGGCAAGACCGTCGTCGCCATCGGCTGGGACGGAGTCGCCCGCGGGATCCTGGTGGTCGCCGACACGGTCAAACCCACCAGCGCGGAGGCGGTCGCCGCGATGAAGGAGCTGGGGCTGACCCCGATCCTGCTGACCGGCGACAACGAGGCCGTGGCCCGCCAGATCGCCACCGAGGTCGGCATCGACGAGGTCATCGCCGAAGTCCTGCCCTCCGAGAAGGTCGATGTGGTCTCCCGCCTCCAGCGCAAGGGCCGCAGCGTCGCGATGGTCGGCGACGGCGTCAATGACGCACCTGCCCTCGCTCAGGCCGATCTGGGACTGGCGATGGGAACCGGTACCGATGTCGCGATCGAGGCCAGTGACATCACGCTGGTACGTGGCGACCTCCGCAGCGCGGTCGATGCCATCCGTCTGTCCCGCAAGACCCTCGGCACGATCAAGACCAACCTGTTCTGGGCCTTCGCCTACAACACGGCCGCGATCCCGATCGCTGCGCTCGGCATGCTCAACCCCATGCTCGCCGGTGCCGCGATGGCGTTCTCCAGCGTCTTCGTCGTGGGCAACAGCCTCCGCCTGCGAGGCTTCACCTCCATCGCGAAGAACTGA
- a CDS encoding heavy metal translocating P-type ATPase, translating into MQHANPSSTPHDAHTGIAEHDASDANNDHASHEDHSGHEGHSGHGGHSGHGDHVGQFRRLFWINLIIAVPVVVFSPMFAMLLGYNVPDVPGAIGIAPVLGTVMYVWGGRPFLTGAVSEIRSRQPGMMLLIALAITVAFFASWGATLGILDHQLEFWWELALLIVIMLLGHWVEMRSLAQTTSALDSLAALLPDMAERIEGDELVSISPTELRRGDFVLVRPGASVPADGTIREGRADVDESMVTGESRPVGRSTGDSVVAGTVATDSSLRIEVTAIGDDTALAGIQRLVTEAQNSTSRAQRIADTAAAWLFWFALGAAVITAIVWSVLGMPDAAVVRTVTVLVIACPHALGLAIPLVVSIATERAARGGVLVKDRLALEAMRTVDAVLFDKTGTLTKGEPVLAEVIPRHAEAAEVLALAAAAEAESEHPLARAIVSKAQADGVRVPSGTDISSTPALGVSAQVDGHLIRVGGPRLLEETGAGEIEEAASWREEGAIILHVLRDGEVIGGLKLSDEVRPESREAVDALHSLGVEVVMITGDAEAVANSVGRELGIDRIFAGVRPEDKSSKVAQLQKEGKKVAMVGDGVNDAPGLAQADVGIAIGAGTDVAIASAGVVLASSDPRSVLSVIELSRAAYRKMKQNLWWAAGYNLISVPLAAGILAPIGFVLPMSVGAILMSLSTVVVALNAQLLRRLDLRPETTVAAVRARHDPPSPNGITHEHSPRVR; encoded by the coding sequence ATGCAGCACGCTAATCCATCCTCCACGCCTCATGATGCCCACACCGGCATTGCTGAGCACGACGCATCCGACGCGAATAACGACCATGCATCTCACGAGGACCACTCAGGCCACGAGGGTCACTCAGGACATGGTGGCCATTCCGGTCATGGAGACCACGTCGGGCAGTTCCGGCGGCTTTTCTGGATCAACCTGATCATCGCGGTCCCAGTTGTCGTGTTCTCGCCAATGTTCGCGATGCTGCTCGGGTACAACGTTCCCGATGTCCCCGGCGCGATAGGGATCGCCCCGGTCCTCGGCACCGTCATGTACGTCTGGGGTGGTCGCCCGTTCCTCACCGGTGCCGTCTCCGAGATCCGCTCTCGTCAGCCCGGGATGATGCTGCTGATCGCTCTGGCGATCACGGTGGCGTTCTTCGCCTCCTGGGGGGCGACCCTCGGAATCCTCGACCACCAGCTCGAGTTCTGGTGGGAGCTCGCCCTGCTGATCGTGATCATGCTGCTGGGGCACTGGGTCGAGATGCGTTCCCTCGCCCAGACCACGTCCGCGCTCGACTCCCTGGCCGCATTGCTCCCCGACATGGCAGAACGCATCGAAGGGGACGAGCTCGTGAGCATCTCGCCCACCGAGCTGCGGCGAGGTGACTTCGTCCTCGTCCGCCCCGGGGCCAGCGTCCCGGCCGACGGCACGATCCGCGAAGGCCGCGCCGATGTGGACGAGTCCATGGTCACCGGCGAGTCCCGCCCAGTGGGGCGTTCCACCGGAGATTCCGTCGTGGCGGGCACGGTCGCCACGGACTCCAGCCTGCGCATCGAGGTCACCGCGATCGGTGACGACACCGCTCTGGCTGGCATTCAGCGCCTGGTGACCGAGGCGCAGAACTCTACGTCCCGTGCCCAGCGGATCGCGGACACGGCCGCTGCCTGGCTGTTCTGGTTCGCTCTCGGCGCTGCGGTGATCACCGCAATCGTCTGGTCGGTGCTCGGGATGCCCGATGCCGCCGTGGTGCGCACGGTGACTGTGCTGGTGATCGCCTGCCCCCACGCCCTGGGACTCGCGATCCCTCTGGTCGTCTCCATCGCCACGGAGCGCGCTGCCCGAGGTGGCGTGCTGGTGAAGGATCGCCTGGCTCTGGAGGCCATGCGCACGGTGGACGCGGTCCTGTTCGACAAGACCGGCACCCTCACCAAGGGTGAGCCAGTGCTCGCCGAGGTCATTCCTCGCCACGCGGAGGCCGCGGAGGTGTTGGCATTGGCGGCTGCGGCCGAGGCAGAGAGCGAGCACCCACTGGCGCGCGCCATCGTCAGCAAGGCTCAGGCCGACGGCGTGCGGGTTCCCTCCGGGACCGACATCAGTTCCACCCCGGCTCTGGGCGTGAGCGCCCAGGTCGATGGCCATCTGATCCGCGTGGGTGGGCCCCGCCTGCTCGAGGAGACCGGCGCAGGCGAGATCGAGGAGGCCGCGTCCTGGCGCGAGGAGGGTGCGATCATCCTCCACGTACTGCGGGATGGCGAGGTCATCGGCGGGCTCAAGCTCTCCGACGAGGTGCGCCCCGAATCTCGCGAGGCCGTCGATGCCCTGCACAGCCTGGGGGTCGAGGTCGTGATGATCACCGGTGACGCCGAGGCGGTGGCGAACAGCGTCGGCCGCGAGCTCGGCATCGACCGCATCTTCGCCGGGGTGCGACCCGAGGACAAGTCCTCAAAGGTCGCCCAACTCCAGAAGGAGGGCAAGAAGGTCGCTATGGTCGGCGACGGTGTCAACGACGCCCCCGGCCTCGCCCAGGCCGATGTCGGCATCGCCATCGGTGCCGGCACCGACGTCGCGATCGCCTCCGCCGGCGTGGTGCTGGCCAGCTCCGATCCCCGCTCAGTGCTGTCGGTGATCGAGCTCTCCCGCGCCGCGTATCGGAAGATGAAGCAGAATTTGTGGTGGGCAGCCGGCTACAACCTGATCTCCGTGCCGCTCGCAGCCGGGATCCTCGCCCCGATCGGGTTCGTGCTACCGATGTCCGTCGGCGCGATCCTCATGTCCCTGTCCACCGTGGTCGTCGCCTTGAACGCGCAGCTCCTTCGGCGGCTCGACCTGCGTCCGGAGACGACCGTCGCCGCCGTGCGAGCTCGCCACGACCCTCCCTCACCGAATGGAATCACTCATGAACACAGTCCCCGAGTCCGCTGA
- a CDS encoding heavy-metal-associated domain-containing protein codes for MTTTNEYQVTGMTCGHCEMSVREEVGELSGVSDIQVSAQTGRLVVTSEEPLDDAQVLTAVEEAGYSAVKAR; via the coding sequence ATGACGACGACGAACGAGTACCAGGTGACCGGAATGACCTGCGGGCATTGCGAGATGTCGGTCCGCGAGGAGGTCGGTGAGCTCTCCGGGGTGAGCGACATCCAGGTGAGCGCCCAGACGGGCCGCCTCGTCGTCACCTCCGAGGAGCCCCTCGATGACGCACAGGTCCTCACCGCGGTCGAGGAGGCCGGCTACTCGGCGGTCAAGGCCCGATGA
- a CDS encoding metal-sensitive transcriptional regulator, whose protein sequence is MNTVPESAEGQDCHSGPHGYIQDKPRYLNRLKRIEGQARGISRMVDEDVYCIDILTQISALNSALENVALGLLDDHLRHCVLDAAREGGDEAEKKLKEASDAVRRLVKS, encoded by the coding sequence ATGAACACAGTCCCCGAGTCCGCTGAAGGCCAGGATTGCCACAGCGGACCTCACGGCTACATTCAGGACAAGCCTCGCTACCTTAACCGTCTCAAGCGCATCGAAGGGCAAGCCCGCGGGATCTCCCGCATGGTCGACGAGGACGTCTACTGCATCGACATCCTCACCCAGATCTCAGCCCTGAACAGCGCGCTGGAGAATGTTGCGTTGGGCCTGCTCGACGATCACCTCCGTCACTGCGTCCTCGATGCCGCTCGCGAAGGCGGAGACGAGGCCGAGAAGAAGCTGAAGGAGGCTTCGGACGCAGTACGGCGCCTCGTCAAGTCGTGA